In Elusimicrobiaceae bacterium, a single genomic region encodes these proteins:
- a CDS encoding XRE family transcriptional regulator gives MRRSFRVAALWWCDMKLGDKIEQLLKQRKMTKTELASRMGLKDSSVISHWVYHRFHPGRGNLEKLCAVFEKPAEYFADDAADTVAPQQEDAERRLTDALREIETRGGFNKKSAHVGVVGTITGDCFGFSPDVIAEEYLPVLVESYGESRVYALRIRGGVLSPTAEDGDYAIISQTAYVDDGRLALIRLAAGYAVRRIFRKKNGVELKPEPAHARTLVLKLDEFCVIGQVIGFFRKP, from the coding sequence ATGCGGCGGTCGTTCCGGGTTGCCGCCTTATGGTGGTGCGATATGAAACTGGGCGATAAAATAGAGCAGTTGTTGAAACAGCGTAAAATGACCAAGACGGAACTGGCCAGCCGCATGGGGCTGAAAGACTCCAGCGTTATTTCGCACTGGGTGTATCACCGCTTTCATCCCGGGCGCGGCAATCTGGAGAAGCTTTGCGCAGTTTTCGAGAAGCCCGCGGAATATTTTGCGGACGACGCGGCGGACACCGTCGCGCCCCAGCAGGAGGACGCCGAACGCCGTCTGACGGACGCGTTGCGCGAAATTGAAACGCGCGGCGGCTTCAACAAAAAATCGGCCCATGTGGGAGTGGTCGGGACGATAACGGGCGACTGTTTCGGTTTTTCACCGGATGTGATAGCCGAAGAATATCTGCCGGTGCTTGTGGAATCTTACGGCGAGAGCCGGGTTTACGCTTTGCGGATCCGGGGCGGAGTTTTAAGCCCCACCGCGGAAGACGGCGACTATGCCATAATTTCCCAGACTGCCTATGTGGATGACGGGCGCCTTGCGCTGATCCGGCTGGCCGCTGGTTACGCCGTGCGGCGTATTTTCCGCAAAAAAAACGGGGTGGAATTGAAGCCGGAGCCGGCGCATGCCAGAACGCTTGTGCTGAAGCTGGACGAATTTTGCGTTATTGGTCAGGTGATAGGTTTTTTTCGCAAACCGTAA
- a CDS encoding HEAT repeat domain-containing protein, translated as MPIICRGARWRLKNEDVMPNPNLQRKLTIAAALLFLTGVFPFVTAVHAQSGSDMVDSESLLDSENKDFRESAVNALCDSKGKANTTAALIKALKNSYWLVQYKAVICLGDRGRGDKDAGRALIAFLKQDDGSREKLTASTIEAIGKARPLEATWELSRYIKSSSDLVRKAAAQSMISLDDPVDLKVIVKSISATHCPDAPDSAVYTGAQYLAEQLRTGSSSQKISAMWAISQAKAGGQLLLLNLLKDPDSSIRTEAAFALGDMGSCDAITPLAEMGVSDLSAKARIAALWNIAKIKDGKTPRRDSDPMFRDTAEQTAKGLKEKAAAIAQASISSPEPEVRVGVASVALRIKNDKFEKVASAVLLAKKGEFPYPLKLEAAYQLWDFGGQTAADTFSKALGSFNPEIRIPARAAAAESLGGSKFLMPFFVCGAIFVVMLVLLYWLRVHAGRREAEEKAKMELAAEIASKSSGDAWL; from the coding sequence GTGCCAATCATCTGCCGCGGCGCGCGCTGGCGGCTGAAAAATGAGGATGTCATGCCGAACCCGAATTTACAACGTAAACTGACAATAGCCGCGGCGTTGCTTTTTTTGACGGGCGTGTTCCCGTTTGTAACGGCGGTTCACGCGCAAAGCGGCAGCGATATGGTGGACAGCGAGAGCCTGCTCGATTCCGAGAACAAGGATTTTCGGGAAAGCGCGGTTAATGCGCTGTGCGATTCAAAAGGGAAAGCCAATACTACCGCCGCGCTGATCAAGGCGCTGAAAAATTCCTATTGGCTGGTGCAATACAAGGCGGTAATCTGTCTTGGCGATCGCGGCCGCGGCGACAAGGATGCGGGCCGTGCGCTCATCGCGTTTCTCAAGCAGGACGACGGTTCCCGCGAGAAACTTACCGCCTCCACTATTGAAGCAATCGGGAAAGCGCGGCCGCTGGAAGCGACGTGGGAGCTCAGCCGGTACATAAAATCCAGTTCCGACCTGGTGCGCAAGGCGGCCGCACAGTCCATGATTTCGCTGGATGATCCTGTCGATCTGAAGGTGATCGTAAAAAGCATTTCCGCCACACATTGCCCTGACGCGCCGGACTCCGCGGTATATACCGGCGCGCAGTACCTCGCCGAGCAGCTCCGCACCGGCTCTTCGAGCCAGAAAATTTCGGCCATGTGGGCCATTTCGCAGGCCAAAGCCGGCGGCCAGCTGTTGTTGCTCAATCTGCTGAAAGATCCAGACTCCTCGATCCGCACCGAAGCCGCTTTCGCGCTGGGCGATATGGGTTCATGCGACGCCATCACTCCGCTTGCCGAAATGGGAGTGAGCGATCTGTCTGCCAAAGCGCGCATTGCGGCGTTGTGGAATATCGCAAAAATAAAAGACGGCAAAACGCCCCGCCGCGACTCTGATCCGATGTTTCGCGACACTGCCGAGCAGACCGCGAAAGGCCTGAAGGAAAAAGCCGCGGCGATCGCGCAGGCGAGCATTTCTTCGCCGGAACCGGAAGTCCGAGTAGGGGTGGCTTCCGTGGCGTTGCGCATAAAGAACGACAAATTCGAGAAAGTCGCGTCGGCTGTGCTGCTCGCAAAGAAAGGCGAGTTTCCGTATCCTCTGAAACTTGAGGCGGCGTACCAGCTCTGGGATTTCGGCGGTCAGACCGCGGCGGACACCTTTTCAAAAGCGCTTGGTTCTTTCAATCCTGAAATCCGCATTCCCGCGCGCGCGGCCGCGGCGGAGAGTCTGGGTGGTTCGAAATTCCTCATGCCGTTTTTCGTATGCGGAGCGATATTCGTGGTGATGCTGGTGCTGCTGTATTGGCTGAGAGTGCATGCGGGCAGGCGTGAGGCCGAGGAAAAGGCCAAGATGGAGCTGGCTGCCGAAATCGCGTCAAAATCGAGCGGCGACGCATGGCTATGA
- a CDS encoding HEAT repeat domain-containing protein, which translates to MNRFIIATVIILFNTSVFAGETTSLSPDREKAEAAVSALCESKSRNAASELERALGNTHWEVRKKAVTCLGNLKNRDSLPPILAMTKDENPAVESAAFDSIVAFASPEAAEILRREVYSGAEYGYRKKAAVAIGRMDNPAITAMFIEDAKSTDTIMADRAAMVLVNMQTGAAVRPLAQAAQTGVGFVRQAAKDALTTVSDPAAEPELARLLNSADYDTELRLIAAKSLAIIRSSSSIAALDAFASDSAQPAELRKQVRALCNTASMHIMRYLTALMFAIVAGGIWWMYRKGADL; encoded by the coding sequence ATGAACCGATTTATAATCGCAACAGTGATCATTCTGTTCAACACAAGCGTTTTTGCGGGCGAAACCACAAGCCTTTCACCTGACCGTGAAAAAGCTGAAGCGGCTGTTTCCGCGTTATGCGAAAGCAAAAGCAGGAACGCCGCCTCCGAACTGGAGCGGGCGCTCGGAAACACACACTGGGAAGTGCGAAAAAAAGCCGTGACCTGTCTGGGGAACCTTAAAAACAGGGACAGTCTGCCTCCCATTCTGGCGATGACAAAAGACGAAAATCCCGCCGTGGAAAGCGCGGCATTTGACTCGATAGTCGCCTTCGCCTCGCCTGAAGCCGCCGAAATCCTGCGCCGTGAAGTTTATTCCGGCGCGGAATATGGATACAGGAAAAAAGCCGCCGTCGCCATAGGCAGAATGGACAATCCGGCGATTACCGCCATGTTTATCGAAGACGCCAAAAGCACCGACACCATCATGGCCGACCGAGCCGCCATGGTACTGGTAAATATGCAGACCGGCGCGGCGGTCAGGCCCCTGGCGCAAGCGGCGCAGACAGGCGTCGGGTTTGTCAGGCAGGCGGCAAAAGACGCGCTGACCACGGTTTCCGACCCTGCGGCCGAACCGGAACTCGCGCGGCTGCTGAATTCTGCGGACTATGACACCGAACTGCGCCTGATCGCGGCAAAATCGCTGGCTATAATACGCAGCTCCTCGTCAATCGCCGCGCTTGACGCATTCGCTTCAGACTCCGCCCAGCCCGCCGAGCTGCGCAAACAGGTGCGCGCACTCTGCAACACCGCTTCAATGCATATCATGCGCTATCTCACCGCGCTCATGTTTGCCATAGTCGCGGGCGGGATATGGTGGATGTACCGCAAAGGCGCTGACCTTTGA
- a CDS encoding HEAT repeat domain-containing protein: MKKAIAYIGCFASAVPLLAAGGLSEGLKKLSSADANERQSGIKMVCASQERGAGAELENALASADWYVRAKAAVCLGDRRQESAVAKILALLQDPEENVRSSAVYGLSQMPGEESADFVFQAFKDPSHKVRIAAMTLLSQRRDARSLRAVLRGMEDESGLVREKVMWAVHNNVPDQAVPLLMRGLDDPYGRVRSAAASILGIRGYRAAIPKLLKMVNDKDSLVRGSVAIALGKMKEPQAITPLIEIINDPSPSVRESAVEALSRYDDPRAIAAVRAAVKNQAEAKKTGAAKTAGKTIEPKTDDGASGVRKGRFRVKYLAAAIALVLAAAWLAASKFKD, encoded by the coding sequence ATGAAAAAAGCGATCGCTTATATCGGCTGTTTCGCAAGCGCCGTTCCGCTGCTGGCTGCGGGCGGACTGTCCGAAGGCCTGAAAAAACTTTCTTCGGCCGACGCGAACGAACGGCAGTCCGGCATCAAAATGGTCTGCGCTTCGCAGGAACGCGGCGCCGGCGCGGAGCTTGAAAACGCGCTGGCCAGCGCCGACTGGTATGTGCGGGCAAAGGCGGCGGTATGCCTTGGCGACAGGCGGCAGGAATCCGCTGTTGCGAAGATTCTCGCGCTGCTGCAGGATCCTGAAGAAAACGTCCGGTCTTCTGCGGTTTACGGGCTGAGCCAGATGCCCGGCGAGGAGAGCGCGGATTTTGTGTTTCAGGCTTTCAAGGATCCGTCGCATAAAGTGCGTATAGCCGCTATGACATTGCTGAGCCAGCGCAGGGACGCGCGCTCTCTCAGGGCGGTGCTGCGGGGCATGGAAGACGAGTCGGGTTTGGTGCGCGAGAAAGTGATGTGGGCCGTCCATAACAATGTTCCTGACCAGGCCGTGCCGCTCCTGATGCGCGGGCTGGACGATCCTTACGGGCGTGTGCGCTCGGCTGCGGCTTCCATTCTGGGGATTCGGGGCTATCGGGCCGCGATACCCAAACTGCTGAAAATGGTGAATGACAAGGATTCCCTTGTCCGCGGCAGCGTAGCCATAGCGCTGGGCAAGATGAAAGAGCCGCAGGCCATCACCCCGCTCATTGAGATCATCAACGATCCGTCGCCTTCGGTGCGGGAAAGCGCGGTGGAAGCGTTGAGCAGATACGATGATCCCCGCGCAATCGCCGCCGTGCGCGCGGCAGTTAAAAATCAGGCGGAGGCGAAAAAAACGGGCGCAGCCAAAACGGCCGGAAAAACCATTGAACCAAAAACTGACGACGGCGCATCCGGCGTGCGGAAAGGGCGTTTCCGTGTCAAATATCTGGCGGCGGCAATCGCGCTGGTTCTGGCGGCTGCGTGGCTGGCGGCGTCAAAATTCAAGGATTGA